One segment of Primulina tabacum isolate GXHZ01 chromosome 14, ASM2559414v2, whole genome shotgun sequence DNA contains the following:
- the LOC142525453 gene encoding uncharacterized protein LOC142525453 has product MSTTTENFMQSETITLEHASSGAFSQIPPKTPNRNSGDVDFNDVFGGPPRRYSTQEARVRYSFGEIVASEDDGSSSPWNGRKEKPVFRIDNMGRNRYPSDDFFDDIFRGDECYGSPRSFDRDSVIASSPSLRITSPVSKPEFFGTSLPPDQLSLTSKSTTARFSPHVPQNHGLFKMDGTANQLNSSRSSSSSSRIYRRSPLASFSSEDSSSTVKGVAENSSANLGRSGVKGKVKEFVQNFNHEADSMPKLDIPIRSHSHRWKCAGIDQKDNEVNVNESKVKENVESNDEEKKPDVSLKVEKNMNKDDARLKPQTKNPSFRKSFRGDSKVSVENSDDPFEDYFSVQELSPCHETVAQRDEVSEEMKAIDAKIRQWAVGKNGNIRSLLSTLQFVLWPGNEWKPVALVDLIETNAVKRAYQKALLRLHPDKLQQNSAASNKKYIAEKVFDLLQEAWDHFNTLAPL; this is encoded by the exons ATGAGTACAACAACGGAGAACTTCATGCAGAGCGAAACCATCACGCTGGAACACGCTTCTTCCGGCGCATTCTCACAAATCCCACCAAAAACACCCAACAGAAACTCGGGGGATGTAGATTTTAACGATGTTTTTGGCGGTCCACCGAGGCGGTATTCGACGCAAGAAGCGAGAGTTAGGTACAGCTTCGGCGAAATAGTGGCTTCTGAAGATGACGGAAGCTCATCACCATGGAATGGGCGAAAGGAAAAGCCTGTGTTTAGAATTGATAACATGGGAAGAAACCGATACCCGAGTGACGATTTCTTTGACGATATATTTAGAGGTGATGAGTGTTATGGTTCACCACGAAGTTTTGATCGAGATAGTGTGATTGCATCTAGCCCGAGTTTAAGGATCACGAGTCCGGTCTCTAAACCTGAGTTTTTTGGCACTTCACTCCCACCTGATCAGTTAAG CCTTACCTCCAAATCGACGACCGCTAGGTTTTCTCCTCACGTTCCTCAGAATCATGGCCTTTTTAAGATGGATGGTACTGCAAATCAATTGAATAGCTCTCGCTCTTCAAGTTCTTCATCTAGAATTTATCGTAGAAGTCCCTTGGCTTCTTTTAGTAGCGAGGATTCGTCATCCACTGTGAAAGGGGTAGCAGAAAATTCTTCAGCAAATCTTGGTAGAAGTGGTGTCAAAGGCAAGGTGAAGGAGTTCGTTCAGAATTTCAACCATGAAGCTGATTCTATGCCTAAACTTGATATTCCTATTAGGAGTCACAGTCACAGATGGAAATGTGCAGGCATTGATCAGAAAGACAATGAAGTCAATGTTAATGAATCAAAAGTCAAAGAAAACGTTGAATCAAATGATGAAGAGAAAAAGCCCGATGTTTCGCTTAAG GTAGAGAAAAATATGAACAAGGATGACGCGCGACTAAAACCTCAAACAAAGAACCCAAGCTTTCGAA AGTCATTTCGCGGGGATTCTAAAGTATCTGTTGAAAATTCAGACGATCCTTTCGAAGATTACTTCTCG GTTCAAGAATTATCTCCCTGTCATGAAACAGTTGCACAAAGGGATGAAGTTTCCGAGGAGATGAAA GCTATAGATGCTAAAATCCGTCAATGGGCAGTTGGGAAGAATGGAAACATCCGCTCTCTGCTTTCGACACTCCAATTT GTTCTTTGGCCTGGAAATGAATGGAAACCGGTAGCCCTTGTTGATTTAATAGAAACAAATGCTGTGAAGAGAGCATATCAGAAAGCTTTACTTCGCCTACATCCAGATAAGCTTCAGCAAAACAGTGCTGCTTCTAATAAAAAATACATAGCGGAAAAAGTTTTTGACCTTCTTCAG GAAGCATGGGACCATTTCAATACTCTAGCACCTCTTTAA